In Capsicum annuum cultivar UCD-10X-F1 unplaced genomic scaffold, UCD10Xv1.1 ctg39455, whole genome shotgun sequence, the genomic stretch TAAAGATATATGCGTGAGACACAATCTACTAATTAATCTATTTCTTTCAAATACCCTACTAGAAACAGATCACAATTTCATTATATAATAACTCGGGAGCTAATGaaactattttagtaaaatttaatTCTCTCAATTCCCGGGCGATTGCACCAAAAATTCGAGTTCCTTTTGGATTTCCTTCTTGATCAATAACAACCGCAGCATTGTCATTATATCGTATTATTATCCCGTTGTCACATTTGAGTTCTTTATAGGTACACACAATTATAGCCCTGACTACTTCTGATCTTTCTAGGGGCATATTTGGTACTGCTTCTTTGATCACAGCAACAATAACGTCACCAATATGAGCATATCGATGATGGCTAGCTTCTATGATTCGAATACACATCAATTCTTGAGCCCCGCTATTATCTGCTACATTTAAATGGGTCTGAGGTTGAATCNNNNNNNNNNNNNNNNNNNNNNNNNNNNNNNNNNNNNNNNNNNNNNNNNNNNNNNNNNNNNNNNNNNNNNNNNNNNNNNNNNNNNNNNNNNNNNNNNNNNACAATTACAGCCCTGACTACTTCTGATCTTTCTAGGGGCATATTGGTACTGCTTCTTTGATCACAGCAACAATAACGTCACCAATATGAGCATATCGATGATGGCTAGCTTCTATGATTCGAATACACATCAATTCTTGAGCCCCGCTATTATCTGCTACATTTAAATGGGTCTGAGGttgaatcatttttttaatcCGTTATTTGAATGCaaaaggtgaagaaaaaaaaagaaatatttttgtccaaaaaaaaagaaacatgtgGTTTTGTTTTATATCTAAGAGCCCTTTCTacatttttgtctattacatTACTAAATAATGAATTGAGTTCATATAGGCATTTTGGATGCTGCTAGTGAAATAGCCCTTCTGGCTATATTTTCTATTACTCCACCCATTTCATAAAGTATTCGCTCTGGTTTAACAACAGCTACCCAATATTCAAGGGATCCTTTTTCTGAACCCATATGTGTTTCTGCGGGTCTTAGTGTAACTGGTTTGTCTGAAAATATACGTACCCATATTTTTCCACCAAGACGTGCATTTCGTGTCATT encodes the following:
- the LOC124891661 gene encoding 50S ribosomal protein L16, chloroplastic-like, which encodes MKGISYRGNHISFGKYALQALEPAWITSRQIEAGRRAMTRNARLGGKIWVRIFSDKPVTLRPAETHMGSEKGSLEYWVAVVKPERILYEMGGVIENIARRAISLAASKMPI